aatattgtagttattttatccaaattaaacctaagaaggggttgaaattatttaattaggattttaaacataaattatgtataatatatagcttaaaaaacaattaaataaataccccaaaatttccaaaaataccaaaaaataaaaatatgagcataatttttattatgtctagaaatattttttgtgaaacttttggtgaagaaaaacgcaataaatgaattaaaattcgatttcaaataatcattttattaaaaattaaactgatAATCTAGTGTAGCATTATCCTCAGCCATCTGATTAGTGCTGGATTTTCATCTAGCGCTCAGAAACGCGCCACACGGCCCATTGTAACGGAGCTAACGCGCGCCCGCTCCATTAGATTAACTAACGGGATGGGCTAACCCCGTTAGAACAAACACTGACGGACCGGACGGAACGCCTAACGACGccatgaaacgacgtcgtttcaaaTCGTCTTCTTCGCCGATGTAGGACGCTCGCCAGAATCACGACTAGACGACGACGATTCTTCTAGAAGGTCTAGCGCATTCATTTCTTATCATTATCCCCTGATTTCTTCACCCTTATCCATGCCTCATCATCGCCTACAACAACCCTATAGCTAGGTTGGACATCTCACCCTAGAACTAGGCTGCCACGACTAGAGATAGAATTAAGGATAAGAACGGAGATCATCGAATTGAAGTAGAATGCAACTACCTCAACCGACCTAACTCGACTATAAATAGTCAATAAGGGTTTCTCTACAAGATCATCAAACAATCATAGCCTAATACACCCTAAATCAAAGTTTGAAGATTCCTGTCAAGAACATAATTACGTAAAATTCTCTCCGGTAATCCCAACCTTGATCCAGGCTTCTTGAAAGTCTCCAACACattcaaggagtgttctccagcTGGTGGTATGAATCTAGAAGCTTTGTATATCGATTTGTGatggaagatttgattttttttcaaaatttttaagtatgatcggtttgatctgttctagggcttaattatatgatttatttgtttaaaatcattccctatattatgtttgaattttCTGTTGAAAAAATCATATCAAATCAACCTGAAtcaaaattttcgaaaaatcagtttaaaatttggatttttaaaaattcatgttcttgagttttaatcttcattttttttattcaaatagtttctaaacatgtttgtaaacatgttaggatgaattcTCATCCACTATAAcatcattttgatcatgtttgatcaaactgtatttttgaaaattttggattttgattccaTCTTCAAAAATCATAGTAATAATGttattgttttggttgtgttcaactatattcatcatttcaaaggtAATTGAACAAAATCAGACCTTGAAATagcctaattttaaaaaatcctaaaatttgACATAgaattggtttttaaaaaatatctttgtAAAAATCCAAtgatcgtgatttatgttagggcttttgttcttcataatcatatgaaCTAACTGTAGCTTACCGATCTTGATTTCATGCCttgaatcaaaagttatgatACATGCAATTTCTTCATACCAAATTAAGAACACTCGGTCATAGGACCGAGTCCTATAggactaggaccgagaaatagGATCGAGGATCTTCGGTCCGGACCAAGACCTAGGActtgtgttcttgagttaggatcgAGACTTAGGACCTGTGTTCTTGAGCTAAGATCGAGGATCACGACtagtgttcttgagctaggaccgaggatcacgaccgatgttcttgagcatGGGACTGGTGTTCTTGAATTAGGACCAAGATCGAGAACTGGTGGTTCTTAAGcttaggaccgatgttcttgaactaggaccgaggatcatgatcggtgttcttgagctaggaccgaggatcacgaccgatgttcttgaggaagGACCGAGCCCTAGGACTGATGTTTacaacctaggaccgatgtttaCAACCTAGGACTAAGCACTCCCTTTAGCCTATGACCGATTTTTCTAACATAGGACCAAGTTCCatcctaacctaggaccgagaaccaCTTAACCCAAGGACCGAGGACCTAGACCGATAGACTTAACCTGAGACCGAGCCTCCTAGGACTAGGACCGAGCAGTTCGAGTTCGGGACCGAGTCTccctaacctaggaccgagctcTCTGGTCCTTAGACCCATGCGCCCTAGTCTAGACCACCCCAGTTTGGACCAAGCCCGTTCGAGCCCAGATCGGCTAAACTGAACCCAAACCTTAGGACTCCgatcctaaggcctatttggttccactttttaaaatccaaaattatttttgtaattttggaacccggatccatttttaaataatcctgaaaggtcaaaaataatatttttatattttcgggatatttcatAAACCAATAATTTAGATAAGGctccgtttggaatttatttttaaattctaacatttttctgatattttttaaGGTTTTTACTCGGTATTTTATCAACGCAATCGCATGTACtcccttctaaataattttgtataattatttacgcAATCTATATtcatccttgtttaggacccccgGACTACTAATTGAATGatgaatgttataaataaatcttataatgGCCATAccttgtttattttaaaacaaaattaaaatcgTCCTTAGGCGGGCGCGGAGGACATAGCGCAAAAGctctttcccgagcgtaaccaaaaTACGAACTCCTTACAGTAACTCTggtataaatatgtttatacacgtattaatttattgatttcataaaatcatttggtgactctgattttcaaataaataatcttttaaataagttatgtttaattaatttaaaccgagttttggttaaattattatttagccccaaattattaaaatttgaataaaagttaattatttatataattattctttaAAGCTTTAggttatttatcaaaattttttaaaaaataaatgtttcattttaaaatatgtttggcatgcaaaccaatgttgaaatgcATCGAACATCGAGTCTCCCCGTGATATTTCCCGTATTTCCACGCGTCACTCGACACATGCTAAACTACGAAGGGGAGCAATTTCTGGGGTTTACAATGATAattctcattttcttttattatctaCTCAATAATAAGTTAGCCAGCGTAATCTTAAActctaatttaaaatgttttaaataaaaattgaatcgGTCCTTTTTTAAATAGactaattttaaacttaattataaataaatacaaacaaatACAAGCATTGTTTGAGTTTTGGactagttttaaataataatagttaaatttttCTTGTAGAATCTATAACAACTCTGGCCTAAGTTAAATCGTGTGAGAATCATTAAGAATGAATGTGATATTTGAACTTGGGAGTTGAAAATTGAAATCATATGTTAGGAAATTTATCTTGATTTTGAACACTTTGATTCTAATTTTAGACAGTTAGTTAAGCTTGGTAATAATATTTACTATGTGTAAAAGAGTAGATGTGACGATGATGATGGTTGAAAGAATCAAAGTAACAGTATAATATTTGGAgggttatatttttatcaagctattagcaaaaaaaaatatggtttaACATATCTTACATAgacaaagttttaaaattatttggaactccttcaataataaatttgaggGAATGAGAAAGGAAAGAGATCTACTAAACCAAGTTAGACAAAATTGTaacttgatattaaatatatttattataaaaagatcttacaaaaaaaaaaaatttaagcaaatcaaatcatgttcactactaataaaagaaaaatggcaaattttgtttcaaaatttgaaagattTAAATACATGTTTGAACAATATAGTTATCTTAAAatctttttcttatttgattagtatataaaaaacttgtaatacaatttattttttcaaataaagtttACCTTAATTTCACAATTTATTAGAAATTTATTCTTCAATATGAATGCAAACAAATAAGTTTCTAATAAATTGTGAAATTAAGTAGTGGACGGGTCCACTTTAACgatttttctcattttcaaaagTTCATTAAATATTCCTGCCTTTTGCAATAAAATTTTAGACGATGCCATAATTACGTGATTAACCCACAATACAATCTATAGTTTGTTAAAGGATACATGATAAGCACACCATACAATCTATAATTTGTCGAAGAGAACATGATAATCATGTAATACAATATATAACTTGTCGAAGAGAATAGGAAAAATAAACGTATCAAAACCACATCTTCTATAGCTTCTCGAATTGGttgaattgaaatttaataagtacaatttattatagttttaatgcaaaataaacaaatttgtaaattttcaaaaaaaaaaaaaaaaaaaaactcaatatctTGAGCTTCATCTCGGCGGTAtcaaattcttaaatatttgaatttttttttattaagcaaaaaaatcttgaattcaCGAATGACATCAAATTTTTGTTGTCCGCTAATTCTTCGTTGGAAAGTTAGCAGAAAGAGTAATTTTTTCCGTCGAATTTGATCAAAAAAACGCGTTGACACTTACACACCAATCTTTCGATGCTTCCGAAGATTTTAAGGAAACCCTATTTTCTTATCGTTGTTCATCTTTCGTCTGCACTTTTGGATATCCAACCATTCACtgattctctctctatctctggATCTGCTTGGTTACTCTGGTGCGGCAGCCATGGATGATGTGAAAGATAAGATGAAAGGGTTGTTTAAGAAGGTCAACAATTCgttatcctcttcttcttctgggAAATTCAAGGGCCAAGGTCGAGTCTTGggttcgtcttcttcttctgaaCCCACAAATCCGAAACCGAATCCGGTTCGTCCACGGCTACTCTCCGATTCAAGACCCAGTCAGTCGACGATTTCGAGACCTCAGCCAGAGAAAACTAGTGGGTCATATCCGGAATCCAAAGTTTCTGAATCTGGTTCTGTCTCGAGCTCAAATGGTGAACAATCAGACGGATTTGATCCATTCAATTCACTCATCACTTCTGGTAAGAGAAACCCAAATGGATATTCTCTGAATATTATCGAGTGTCCTGTCTGCGGCCTAGGTTTTGGATCTGAGGAAGAGGTATCTGATCATGTTGATAGTTGTTTAAGTAATTCTAATGTAGGATCACAAACCCTTAATGATAATCAAGAGCTACCAGTAGTTGTTGTTCCTTCCACAGAGGTGCACAATGAATTTGAATCTTGTATTGCCAATTATGTTTCTGGAAAACCTGCAGATTCCTCTAAACAGGTTTTGATTAGATTGTTGAGTAATATAGTAAAAGAACCCGAGAATTCAAAGTTCAGAAGGATTCGTCTGGGGAATCCTAAGATTAAAGAAGCTATTTGTGAAGCTGCTGGAGGTGTTGATCTGTTGGAATGTGTTGGTTTTGAACTTAAGGAAGAAGATGGAGAGATGTGGGCTGTAATGGATGTTCTTTCTCAAGATAAATTGGTTCTTGTTCAAAAGGCTGTTTCATTACTTGAACCACCACCTCCAAAagcttctcctcctcctccggcCAAGGAATTACCAGTTGTTCCTGAAAAGATCGACAGACAGGTATATActatcattcattattattcattttaacattTTCTAGTTTTGATTTCAAATGAAGACAACTAGTATGCCACAGAGTGACTAGGGTTTTCGGTGATTATTCTTTTCGATGATGAGTTCATTAATGTTGTTGCATCAGGTTCGTGTGTTCTTTTCAGTGTCGGAAAACATAGCTGCTAGAATTCACCTTCCAGATTCTTTCTATAACATTTCCCCTGAAGAGGCAAGAAGAGAAGCTGAAATGAGGAGGAAGAAGATGGCTGAATCACAACTTTTAATCCCCAAGTCTTATAAGGAACAGAAGGCACAAGCTGCTAAGAAGAGATACACAAAATCTCTTATTCGGGTTCAATTCCCAGATGGGGTGGTTCTTCAAGCTGTATTTTCTCCACGGGAACCAACTAGTGCTCTTTACGAGGTTAGTATCCGTCTCCCTTACTCCGTTTGTGTAGTCATTTTTCATTCTGCATAATTAAGCATTTTATTGATAGGatcttccttcttcttttctttccatGGATTTGCTTAGTTCTATTCTTTGGGTAAAAAATGAAGGGTGTGTTGGATAAAATTGAAGAGCAAGTATTGAATGCTGAATCTAGGTGACGAATGATTTAAGTAACGaacaaatgaaaatattagGATATTATCTGTTTATATCTAAGTTGATACGATAAAACGTGAAACTAATTCATGGAAAGTACTCAAAGGCTATTTTACCCTTGATGtaatgtaatttgattaatttacaaACGACAAAACTGTTTAATGTATGCTCTTTTTATATTACCTAGTTAAGTCATTCAtaacaaatatcaaattaacttaattcCTGGTGTGTTGGAAAAGACTACAAAGTGTTGAATACAGTATTTAAGTGATGAATGAGTTAAGCTTGTGAAAAGCATAAATGTTGATTGAATCAAATGAAAATAGATGTATTTTACGTATTTGATATGTAAGTTGATACgataaaatgtgaaattaatGCATGCAAAGTACTCAAAAGACTATTTTATCCTTGCAAACGGTAAAACTTTTTTTACGCTCTTATTATATTACCTAGTTAAGTCATTTATAGTTTACCGAATTAAGCCATTTAACAATTATCAAATGAACTTAATTCCACTGATGTGTCGTATATTGATCACTTCATTGAGCAAAGAACACGGTGTGTTGGATAAAACTGAAAAGTGTTGAATGCTTAATAGACATTACAAATGTGGAAGTAATGTCTGAAAAATAGTTTTGTGCTTAATAGACATTACAAATGTGGAAGAATGTCTGAAAAATAGTCAAAACTACTTTACCCTTATAGGATTGTAGATTAATTTACAAACTTAACTGTTTTGTACGATCTTTTAGCAATGAACTTAATGTAAACGAGTGCATACGCATTTAGATTATGTAATTAGCTTTGTTATGATAGACTTATGTTTATAATTGAATTACTTTGTGTTGTGTTTAGTTTGTGAGCTCAGCACTGAAAGATCCCAGCTTGGAGTTTGAGCTATTACATCCTGTGGTAATTAAAAGGAGAGTGATCCCACATTTTTCAACAGTTGGAGGGAAACCAGTAAGTCTCGAAGATGAAGAACTTGTCCCGACTGCTCTTGTCAAGTTCAGGCCCATAGAAACCGACGATTCGGTCTTCACAGGTCTGTGTAATGAACTTCTGATGAAGAGTGAACCCCTcagttaaaaacaaaaatcatatgTGATTGTTCAATAGTGTGATATTGCTGCTCATTAGCTATATGAACACAAATACCAAATAAGTTTcgaatattttttcttaaaggGTGAAACGTGTCAAGTAGGGGTCGATCATTTGACTTCCGCTTGAGAAATTGATACTATGAAGATTAAACTAGTTTCTTTGAACTATTgcaaatcttttatttatttgtttgttcttgaaaatttttattttctagattaggatttttttttcctAGAAAAGGCTAGCCTAATATCCTATTTGTGTGATTATTAGTCTCCTCATTTGTTAATATGGTTCTAATTGTTCTTACTTAGGTTGCTttgttattttcattatatCTTTTTGCTTACTTggctttctttatttttgtaaaaagaaGGATCTAGTTATAATAATAGTTGGTTTGTGACTTGTGTTTATATTCAAGGTGAACTCTTATTCAATTCATATCGATTTCAAAGTGCAtgctattattttttttgagtaAGAATCGAATTTAAATCTGTCATTTGGTATAGTTAATCCTTGAAGGTGGTTTTTACCGTTTTAAGTGATGATATTTGTGTAACTCTCTCAATATTAATTCCAAAtactaaaacaaatatatcttataatcaactaaaaaaatgttttcttaaatatattaaagacactcattttttaatTTGCTCATATTAGGTGAAAATAAATTGGTTCTATGTAtcatatatagataataaacAATGTTAGAAAAGTTCTTTGGGCggctataaaaaatgttttattatttaaagggTGAAACACGTTTGAGTAAGGATTGAACATTAATTATGCCtccatttaaaaaacatatactTATAGATTGAACTAGTATTGCaccttttattatttaatttgaaacacAAGTTGGTCAACCTTTTTCTATTTTGATATCACAACATTTTTACCGATATATCCTCGTGAGCTTGTTAATATGAATTTTCTAGTTCTTGTTTAAGTGTTGtataatttaacatttaaaattgtatgaaatgtataatttatgtttatgttaTCGTCACAAATTTCAccgtttataaattatttataaacatacaCATAATGATTATAAAATTACGACATTTCGTTAACCTTTTATGGTTATGAATATGGTCGTGATCAAAACTTCTTATGATTTCTCAGACTTCtcaaaaatgtttgaaatgtcTTCAAGAATCCCACAAACACGTGCAATCATGACTATAACTTCTAGTTCACCTAAGATCTTTTCAACATCGTTAACATTTATTCACGCGAATATCAATTCAAAACAACATTTTCTAGAAATGATTGATAAAACATTTAACATTTATCTTATCACACCTTATACTCGACTCAGTTATTTGAATAGGATTATTAACTGTCAACTTTCTCACTggatcaaaatatcaaattatgcccaaatctttttttttttttgtcatccCAAAATTTACTACTCTTTTAATATATTCGTAGGAGACCATCAACCCATCAACCGGGAAAGAACTTCATAATCAAGTAGAGTTTCGACCAGAGGCATTTGAGTAAATACACATTTGTTTATGATACAAGAGTTGTGACATTCATATTGGTTACTCACCAATCacaataatatcatatatt
This is a stretch of genomic DNA from Impatiens glandulifera chromosome 4, dImpGla2.1, whole genome shotgun sequence. It encodes these proteins:
- the LOC124936164 gene encoding plant UBX domain-containing protein 2 — protein: MDDVKDKMKGLFKKVNNSLSSSSSGKFKGQGRVLGSSSSSEPTNPKPNPVRPRLLSDSRPSQSTISRPQPEKTSGSYPESKVSESGSVSSSNGEQSDGFDPFNSLITSGKRNPNGYSLNIIECPVCGLGFGSEEEVSDHVDSCLSNSNVGSQTLNDNQELPVVVVPSTEVHNEFESCIANYVSGKPADSSKQVLIRLLSNIVKEPENSKFRRIRLGNPKIKEAICEAAGGVDLLECVGFELKEEDGEMWAVMDVLSQDKLVLVQKAVSLLEPPPPKASPPPPAKELPVVPEKIDRQVRVFFSVSENIAARIHLPDSFYNISPEEARREAEMRRKKMAESQLLIPKSYKEQKAQAAKKRYTKSLIRVQFPDGVVLQAVFSPREPTSALYEFVSSALKDPSLEFELLHPVVIKRRVIPHFSTVGGKPVSLEDEELVPTALVKFRPIETDDSVFTGLCNELLMKSEPLS